One segment of Thioflexithrix psekupsensis DNA contains the following:
- a CDS encoding glycogen/starch/alpha-glucan phosphorylase translates to MTKRSSSLLKPTEQLLDKPALRRGIANHLHYTVGKDAEQVTDRDWFMALAHTIRDRLTERWMKTTRRYQEKDVKRVYYLSLEFLIGRSLNNSALNLGIAENFRQILTEFEMNESRIADTEAEAALGNGGLGRLAACFLDSLATLDLPGEGYGIRYEYGMFHQHLHQGWQREQPDNWLRYGNPWEFPRPEILYPVEFGGRVVEYRHENGQAAHQWTDTEHVMAMAYDMPIPGYDTDTVNNLRLWSAKSSRDFDLEFFNAGDYIKAVEHKNLSETLSKVLYPSDSTSLGRELRLKQEYFFISASLQDIVHKHVQHYHTIENLSHKIAIQLNDTHPALAIPELMRLLLDKFYLTWDRAWELTVNTFSYTNHTLLPEALETWPVPLLERLLPRHLQIIYEMNHRFLRDVAHRYPGDGERLRRMSLISEEGTKQVRMGHLAFVGSHRVNGVAQLHTQLMRDTTFADFEQFFPQRIVNKTNGITPRRWLNEANPPLTQLISDTLGHKHWLKDLTLLKQLIPFADDAAFRQQFRAVKQHNKVQLAHFVQQRCGIILNPHSLFDVQIKRIHEYKRQLLNLLHVVTHYVRLRDNPQIDTVARTVIFAGKAAPGYAQAKLIIKLINDIADVVNHDPRIGDRLKVIFIPNYDVSTALKIIPAAELSQQISTAGTEASGTGNMKLALNGALTIGTLDGANIEIREEVGADNFFIFGMNAEEISALKRNAYSPLFYYHAQAELRMVLDMIAGGYFSPDAPDRFQPLIDALLSGGDYYCLLADYADYIRCQNEVTQLYRDSEEWTRRAILNTANMGKFSSDRTIKEYAQDIWKIGEI, encoded by the coding sequence ATGACTAAACGTTCCTCTTCTCTTTTAAAACCCACTGAACAATTATTAGATAAACCCGCATTGCGTCGCGGAATTGCCAATCATTTGCATTATACCGTGGGTAAAGATGCCGAACAGGTGACAGACCGAGATTGGTTTATGGCATTAGCACATACAATTCGAGATCGTTTAACAGAACGTTGGATGAAAACCACACGTCGTTATCAAGAAAAAGATGTGAAACGGGTTTATTATTTATCTTTAGAATTTCTAATTGGACGCAGTTTAAATAACAGCGCGTTAAATTTGGGAATTGCGGAAAATTTTCGGCAAATATTAACCGAATTTGAAATGAATGAATCCAGAATTGCCGACACCGAAGCCGAAGCCGCTTTAGGCAATGGAGGCTTGGGGCGATTAGCTGCGTGTTTTTTGGATTCATTAGCGACCTTGGATTTACCGGGCGAAGGCTACGGCATTCGCTACGAATACGGTATGTTTCACCAGCATTTACATCAAGGTTGGCAGCGGGAACAGCCTGATAATTGGTTGCGTTATGGCAATCCGTGGGAATTTCCGCGCCCTGAAATTTTATATCCCGTTGAATTTGGAGGGCGTGTGGTGGAATATCGTCACGAAAACGGACAAGCCGCGCATCAGTGGACAGATACAGAACACGTGATGGCAATGGCTTACGACATGCCAATACCCGGCTACGACACCGATACGGTCAATAATTTGCGGCTGTGGTCGGCTAAATCTTCGCGTGATTTTGATTTAGAATTTTTTAATGCAGGCGATTATATTAAAGCGGTTGAACATAAAAATTTGTCTGAAACTTTATCCAAAGTTTTATATCCCAGTGACAGCACTTCATTAGGGCGAGAATTGCGGTTAAAACAGGAATATTTCTTTATTTCTGCCTCACTGCAAGATATTGTGCATAAACATGTGCAGCATTATCACACGATTGAAAATTTATCGCACAAAATTGCCATTCAATTAAATGACACCCATCCTGCTTTAGCCATTCCTGAATTAATGCGTTTATTACTGGATAAATTTTATCTCACTTGGGATCGGGCTTGGGAATTAACGGTGAATACTTTTTCTTACACCAATCATACTTTATTACCCGAAGCATTAGAAACATGGCCAGTGCCTTTATTAGAACGGTTATTGCCGCGTCATTTGCAAATTATTTATGAAATGAATCACCGTTTTTTGCGTGATGTGGCGCATCGTTATCCGGGCGATGGCGAGCGATTGCGTCGTATGTCTTTGATCAGCGAAGAAGGCACGAAACAAGTGCGTATGGGACATTTGGCTTTTGTGGGCAGTCATCGCGTCAACGGTGTGGCGCAATTGCACACGCAATTAATGCGTGACACCACCTTTGCTGATTTTGAACAATTTTTTCCGCAACGCATTGTGAATAAAACCAATGGCATTACGCCACGTCGTTGGTTAAATGAAGCCAATCCGCCATTAACTCAACTCATTAGCGACACATTAGGGCATAAACATTGGTTAAAAGATTTAACGTTATTAAAGCAACTGATTCCCTTTGCAGATGATGCCGCATTTCGCCAACAATTTCGTGCCGTTAAGCAACACAATAAAGTGCAGTTAGCGCATTTTGTGCAGCAGAGATGTGGCATTATTTTAAATCCTCACAGTTTATTTGATGTGCAGATTAAGCGCATTCACGAATATAAACGGCAATTATTAAATTTACTGCACGTGGTGACGCATTATGTGCGCTTACGCGATAATCCGCAGATAGATACAGTGGCGCGCACGGTGATTTTTGCGGGTAAAGCGGCACCGGGTTATGCGCAGGCGAAATTAATTATTAAGCTCATTAATGATATTGCTGATGTGGTGAATCATGATCCGCGTATTGGTGATCGGTTAAAAGTTATTTTTATTCCGAATTATGACGTATCTACCGCGTTAAAAATTATTCCTGCGGCTGAATTATCTCAGCAAATTTCTACCGCAGGCACAGAAGCCTCTGGCACAGGCAATATGAAATTGGCTTTAAATGGCGCATTAACCATTGGGACTTTAGATGGTGCGAATATTGAAATTCGAGAAGAAGTGGGCGCGGATAACTTCTTTATTTTCGGTATGAATGCGGAGGAAATTAGCGCGTTAAAACGCAATGCTTATTCTCCTCTTTTTTATTACCATGCTCAGGCTGAATTAAGAATGGTATTAGATATGATTGCGGGGGGATATTTTTCTCCAGACGCGCCGGATCGTTTTCAACCTTTAATTGATGCGTTATTAAGCGGTGGGGATTATTATTGTTTATTAGCGGATTATGCGGATTATATTCGTTGTCAAAATGAAGTCACGCAGCTTTACCGTGACAGTGAGGAATGGACGCGCCGCGCCATTTTAAATACCGCAAATATGGGCAAATTTTCTTCTGATCGCACGATTAAAGAATATGCTCAAGATATTTGGAAAATTGGCGAGATTTAA
- a CDS encoding glycosyltransferase, which produces MLSLIFNPVLIKEDLTMSIPSDVTIFLVAPNVSEQMGGEGMKALQIFQELKKLHPNTIQVTHERTEAEIVNQLKLPDVLFVRDDAKAIFLWRSKALQWFVNIWFCQSAIKLIENYVKEKGLNPAKVIVHQTEPNSPVMPRVIARSFYNVFGPINGNIYYPKMFRQHEVLSAKLRRIFHIPFQKINRLFFRGATKADLLLIAGGDRTWSSMRIGGVPEAKMVECLDCGVKDDILNRPRVQHQGQNMRFVHFGRLVFHKGTALIIESLAHTQHPITLDVVGRGPELAHCKALAKQLNVEDRVHFLDWYPQHSDLLDSFTHYRGFILPSIEDANGIVVQEGMALGLPGICLDWGGPQLLVEEGVTGYLIKPTSREFIVTQMAQHLDRLAMDGELAEKMSIKARAKAEEWRWSKVMAEWITHYQKIIASRSLS; this is translated from the coding sequence ATGTTATCCTTAATTTTTAATCCAGTTTTAATTAAAGAGGATTTAACCATGTCTATTCCCAGTGATGTCACCATTTTTTTAGTGGCACCCAATGTTTCTGAACAAATGGGCGGAGAGGGGATGAAAGCCTTACAAATATTTCAAGAATTAAAAAAATTACATCCCAACACCATTCAAGTGACTCATGAACGCACAGAAGCAGAAATTGTCAATCAATTAAAATTACCTGACGTATTATTTGTCAGAGACGATGCCAAAGCGATATTTTTATGGCGTTCTAAAGCCTTGCAATGGTTTGTGAATATATGGTTTTGTCAATCGGCGATTAAATTAATTGAAAATTATGTCAAAGAAAAAGGCTTAAATCCCGCTAAAGTGATTGTACATCAGACTGAACCCAATTCTCCTGTGATGCCTAGGGTCATTGCGCGATCATTTTATAATGTTTTTGGCCCTATTAACGGCAATATTTATTATCCTAAAATGTTTCGTCAGCATGAAGTATTAAGTGCTAAATTACGGCGCATTTTTCACATTCCTTTTCAAAAAATAAACCGTTTATTTTTTCGGGGTGCGACCAAAGCTGATTTATTGTTAATTGCGGGCGGAGATCGCACGTGGTCTTCAATGCGTATTGGGGGCGTGCCAGAGGCAAAAATGGTGGAATGTCTGGATTGCGGTGTGAAAGATGACATTTTAAATCGCCCTAGGGTGCAACATCAGGGGCAAAATATGCGTTTTGTCCATTTTGGGCGTTTGGTGTTTCACAAGGGAACGGCACTGATTATTGAAAGTTTAGCCCACACGCAACATCCGATTACGCTTGATGTGGTCGGTAGAGGGCCAGAATTAGCGCATTGCAAAGCATTAGCGAAACAATTAAATGTTGAAGATCGGGTTCATTTTTTAGATTGGTATCCGCAGCACAGCGATTTATTAGATTCTTTTACTCATTATCGCGGTTTTATTTTGCCCAGTATTGAAGATGCTAATGGGATTGTGGTGCAAGAAGGAATGGCGTTGGGATTACCGGGCATTTGTTTAGATTGGGGGGGGCCGCAATTATTGGTTGAAGAAGGCGTGACAGGGTATTTAATTAAACCCACCAGTCGAGAATTTATTGTGACGCAAATGGCACAGCATTTAGACAGATTAGCAATGGATGGCGAATTGGCAGAAAAAATGTCGATTAAAGCCCGCGCTAAAGCCGAAGAATGGCGATGGTCAAAAGTAATGGCCGAATGGATCACCCATTATCAAAAAATTATCGCATCGCGTTCGTTGTCTTAA
- a CDS encoding RtcB family protein — protein sequence MPVQMTLNKGHVPVKIYTQEIESQAIDQLVNISKLPFVHHHIAAMPDVHLGIGATVGSVIPTKGAIIPAAVGVDIGCGMNALRLSLHANELPDNLRRVRSAIEAAVPVGFNEHDRSVSLNSTLKPLDKGLEPILNKHPGIASMQKNFAHTWAKQLGTLGGGNHFIELCLDEAQAVWIMLHSGSRGIGNVIGRYFIELAKKDMEKHFVQLPDKDLSYFKEGTTYFDDYVNAVHWAQDYALINRREMMRLILAALKTVFPPFEITKEAINCHHNYVAKETHYGESVYLTRKGAISAREGELGIIPGSMGAKSYIVKGKGNPESFCSCSHGAGRRMSRSEAKKRFNTQDVQTQTSGVECRKDEGIIDEIPGAYKDIDQVMQLQTDLVEVVHTLKQIVCVKG from the coding sequence ATGCCTGTACAAATGACGTTAAATAAGGGACACGTTCCTGTTAAGATTTACACGCAAGAAATCGAATCACAAGCGATTGATCAACTGGTTAATATTTCAAAATTGCCTTTTGTGCATCACCATATTGCGGCGATGCCGGATGTGCATTTGGGTATTGGTGCTACGGTAGGTTCTGTCATTCCCACTAAGGGGGCGATCATTCCGGCGGCGGTGGGGGTGGATATTGGTTGTGGGATGAATGCGTTGCGTTTATCCTTACACGCCAATGAGTTACCTGATAATTTGCGTCGGGTTCGTTCGGCGATTGAAGCGGCGGTGCCGGTGGGTTTTAATGAACATGATCGCAGTGTCAGTTTAAATTCGACGTTAAAACCGTTGGACAAAGGTTTAGAGCCGATTTTGAATAAACACCCTGGTATTGCTTCCATGCAGAAAAATTTTGCCCACACTTGGGCAAAACAATTAGGTACATTAGGCGGCGGCAATCATTTTATTGAACTTTGTTTAGACGAAGCCCAAGCGGTGTGGATTATGTTGCATTCAGGAAGTCGTGGCATTGGTAATGTGATAGGGCGTTATTTTATTGAATTGGCAAAAAAAGATATGGAAAAACATTTTGTTCAATTACCTGATAAAGATTTGTCTTATTTTAAAGAAGGAACAACTTATTTTGATGATTATGTGAATGCAGTACATTGGGCGCAAGATTATGCACTTATTAATCGTCGGGAAATGATGCGTTTAATTTTAGCCGCATTAAAAACGGTATTTCCTCCTTTTGAAATCACTAAAGAAGCGATTAATTGTCATCATAATTATGTGGCTAAAGAAACCCATTATGGTGAATCAGTTTATTTAACCCGTAAAGGCGCAATTAGTGCCAGAGAAGGCGAATTAGGGATTATTCCGGGGAGTATGGGGGCGAAGTCGTATATTGTGAAAGGTAAGGGGAATCCTGAGTCGTTTTGTTCCTGTTCTCATGGTGCGGGTCGGCGCATGAGCCGCAGTGAAGCGAAAAAACGTTTTAACACACAAGATGTGCAAACCCAAACCAGCGGCGTGGAATGTCGTAAAGATGAAGGCATTATTGATGAAATTCCCGGTGCTTATAAAGACATTGATCAAGTGATGCAATTACAAACAGATTTGGTAGAAGTAGTGCATACGCTTAAACAAATTGTGTGTGTAAAAGGTTAA
- the speA gene encoding biosynthetic arginine decarboxylase, with amino-acid sequence MSECTWNYEKSRALYHLEYWGGGYFDINAEGEMIVYPKPGKQAINLQELAQSFAAHGLSLPVLVRFPDILHHRIQLLCEAFDEAMHAENYSARYTAVYPIKVNQQHHVVEEILHAGRDRVGLEAGSKSELMAVLALAPANGGTVICNGYKDREYIRLALIGQQLGMKPCLVIEKLSEVNLIIEESRNLGIRPRLGIRIRMASVGRGLWEDTGGEKAKFGLSAAQILQLIEHLKSVDLLSCLHLMHFHLGSQIGNVRDIQKAIREAGRYYAELRTLGVEINTLDVGGGLGVDYDGSRSRNSFSINYNVREYARVIVHEFNKICTQANLPFPDIITESGRAMTAHHAVLITNVIDTELAPGVQDPTPVDEQQPEILQSLWQGLNRLNQRSALEIYYDACYSLTEAHTEFAQGHLSLAQRAHAEQLYHITCQKVQVALQSKARLHREASDELSEKLADKFFCNFSLFQSVPDAWGIKQVFPIMPLHRLNERPSRRAKIQDLTCDSDGQFRHYVDSEGIGTSLPVHLPDNDQPYLLGIFLVGAYQEILGDMHNLFGDTFSVNVHLTDDGGYELVEPVEGDTVQKLLQYVNIDTDQVRNIYRKRLQAAKHLTAEQRLSYSRELDAGLMGYSYLEEH; translated from the coding sequence ATGTCAGAATGCACCTGGAATTATGAAAAATCACGTGCTTTATATCATCTGGAATATTGGGGAGGGGGTTATTTCGACATTAATGCGGAAGGTGAAATGATTGTTTATCCAAAGCCCGGTAAACAAGCGATTAATCTGCAAGAACTCGCCCAAAGTTTTGCGGCACACGGCTTATCTTTACCGGTATTGGTGCGTTTTCCTGATATTTTACATCATCGGATTCAATTATTATGCGAAGCCTTTGATGAAGCCATGCACGCAGAGAACTACAGCGCACGCTACACGGCCGTTTACCCCATCAAAGTCAATCAACAACACCACGTGGTCGAAGAAATTTTACACGCCGGACGAGATCGCGTGGGCTTAGAAGCCGGCAGTAAATCAGAATTGATGGCCGTCCTCGCTTTAGCTCCCGCCAACGGTGGCACGGTGATTTGTAACGGTTATAAAGACCGCGAATATATTCGTCTCGCCTTAATCGGGCAGCAATTGGGCATGAAACCCTGTTTGGTGATTGAAAAATTATCCGAAGTGAATTTGATTATTGAAGAATCCCGTAATTTGGGGATTCGACCCCGTTTGGGGATTCGCATTCGTATGGCTTCGGTGGGACGCGGTTTGTGGGAAGATACCGGCGGAGAAAAAGCAAAATTCGGTTTATCTGCTGCGCAAATTTTACAATTAATTGAGCATTTAAAATCTGTTGATTTATTATCATGTTTGCATTTAATGCACTTCCATTTAGGCTCACAAATTGGCAATGTGCGCGATATTCAAAAAGCCATCCGCGAAGCCGGTCGTTATTATGCTGAATTGCGCACTTTGGGTGTGGAAATTAATACCCTAGATGTGGGCGGCGGATTAGGGGTTGATTATGATGGTTCTCGCTCGCGCAATAGCTTTTCTATTAATTACAATGTGCGAGAATATGCCAGAGTCATTGTGCATGAATTTAATAAAATATGCACGCAAGCTAATTTGCCTTTTCCAGATATTATTACCGAATCCGGCCGCGCCATGACCGCTCATCATGCGGTATTAATTACCAATGTGATTGATACCGAACTCGCGCCCGGTGTGCAAGATCCCACCCCTGTGGATGAGCAGCAACCTGAAATATTGCAAAGTTTGTGGCAGGGTTTAAATCGTTTAAATCAACGTTCGGCATTAGAAATTTATTATGATGCGTGTTATTCTCTCACCGAAGCCCACACCGAATTTGCGCAAGGTCATTTAAGCCTAGCCCAGCGCGCTCACGCCGAACAACTTTATCATATTACCTGTCAGAAAGTGCAAGTCGCTTTGCAAAGTAAAGCCCGCTTGCATCGTGAAGCCTCTGATGAACTCAGTGAGAAATTGGCGGATAAGTTTTTTTGCAATTTTTCTTTATTCCAATCGGTGCCGGATGCGTGGGGAATTAAGCAAGTTTTCCCTATTATGCCGTTGCATCGTTTGAATGAACGCCCCTCAAGACGTGCCAAAATCCAAGATTTAACCTGTGATTCGGACGGTCAATTTCGTCATTATGTGGACAGTGAGGGCATTGGCACCAGTTTGCCGGTGCATTTACCCGACAATGATCAGCCTTATTTGCTGGGCATTTTTTTGGTGGGCGCGTATCAGGAAATTTTAGGCGATATGCACAATTTATTTGGCGATACTTTTTCGGTCAACGTGCATTTAACCGACGACGGCGGCTATGAATTGGTTGAACCCGTAGAAGGCGATACGGTGCAAAAATTGTTGCAATATGTCAATATTGACACGGATCAAGTGCGTAATATTTACCGCAAACGCCTGCAAGCCGCCAAACATTTGACCGCAGAACAGCGTTTATCCTATTCGCGGGAATTAGATGCGGGCTTAATGGGTTATTCTTATTTAGAAGAACATTAA
- a CDS encoding ABC transporter permease: MRLAHALQAFIAVSHREFLKFITQTGRLFAALVRPSLWLIVFAAGFQNIFGISITPPYQTYVTYQVYIVPGLLAMILLFNGMQSSLSMVYDREMGIMRLLLTAPLPRWYLLGCKLMAGSLLSVMQAYLFLFICVLLDIDLPLSGFMTLLPVLLLSALMLGALGLLLSVYIQQLENFAGTMNFVIFPMFFISSALYPLWRLEESGAIWIYWLAYYNPFTHAVEFIRYSLYAEWNGVAFMVILGSLMGFFLLAVLGYDPQRGILPKMRRGT; this comes from the coding sequence ATGCGCCTTGCCCATGCCTTACAAGCCTTTATCGCAGTGAGTCATCGAGAATTTTTAAAATTTATCACCCAAACAGGGCGATTATTCGCAGCATTAGTTCGCCCTAGTTTGTGGTTAATCGTTTTTGCGGCGGGTTTTCAAAATATTTTCGGTATTTCAATCACGCCTCCCTACCAAACTTATGTCACTTACCAAGTGTATATTGTGCCGGGCTTATTAGCCATGATCTTATTGTTTAACGGAATGCAATCTTCGTTATCCATGGTTTATGATCGGGAAATGGGGATTATGCGCTTATTATTAACCGCTCCATTGCCGCGTTGGTATTTATTGGGTTGTAAATTAATGGCAGGGAGTTTATTGTCGGTGATGCAGGCTTATTTATTTTTATTCATTTGTGTGTTATTGGATATTGATTTACCGCTTTCTGGTTTTATGACTTTATTGCCTGTTTTATTATTATCGGCATTAATGTTAGGGGCTTTGGGTTTATTGTTATCGGTTTATATTCAACAATTAGAAAACTTTGCAGGAACAATGAATTTTGTGATTTTTCCGATGTTTTTTATTTCCTCTGCGCTTTATCCTTTGTGGCGATTGGAAGAATCGGGAGCGATTTGGATTTATTGGCTGGCTTATTATAACCCTTTTACTCATGCGGTTGAGTTCATTCGTTATAGCCTCTATGCTGAGTGGAATGGCGTGGCTTTTATGGTGATTTTAGGCAGTTTAATGGGCTTTTTTTTACTGGCTGTTTTGGGCTACGATCCACAGCGTGGAATTCTCCCAAAAATGCGACGCGGTACGTAA
- a CDS encoding glycosyltransferase family 2 protein → MDLPLISVIIPTHNRPHLLPVAVQSVLAQTYPHVEVIIIDDGSQPALDAATLPVDARVRVWRQETAHGAAAARNLGMQQAHGEFFAFLDDDDYYFPHKLQVQLNYLLAHPEIDMVFSRVEYHYGNGQKECYENSYDGWFNNFINLNTIHTNSSLFRRRIFPRLQFDERLSKYDDMHFYLSASLSCQIAYLSDIVAVWNMDNRPDQLTHKGHYCRNYHNFRLVCEHFETQVDPYPILRRVFYKKLLVYSVLCLKWLTSVRLLFKLLGYGQLHRTD, encoded by the coding sequence ATGGATTTGCCTTTAATTTCGGTGATTATTCCTACCCATAATCGTCCGCATTTATTGCCTGTCGCTGTGCAAAGCGTGTTAGCGCAAACTTATCCCCATGTAGAAGTGATTATTATTGATGACGGCTCGCAGCCTGCGCTGGACGCGGCGACATTGCCCGTAGATGCCCGCGTGCGCGTGTGGCGACAGGAAACGGCGCATGGCGCAGCCGCTGCCCGCAATCTGGGAATGCAACAGGCACACGGGGAATTTTTCGCGTTTTTAGATGACGACGATTATTATTTTCCGCATAAATTACAGGTGCAGTTAAATTATTTATTAGCACATCCTGAAATAGACATGGTTTTTTCTCGTGTCGAATATCATTATGGCAACGGACAAAAAGAATGTTATGAAAACAGTTATGATGGCTGGTTTAATAATTTTATTAATTTAAATACCATTCATACTAATTCTAGTTTATTTCGACGGCGAATTTTTCCACGCCTGCAATTTGATGAACGATTAAGTAAATACGATGACATGCACTTTTATTTATCGGCTTCATTGTCCTGTCAAATTGCTTATTTATCCGATATTGTCGCGGTGTGGAATATGGATAATCGTCCTGATCAATTAACCCATAAAGGGCATTATTGTCGCAATTATCATAATTTTCGTTTAGTCTGCGAACATTTTGAAACGCAAGTTGATCCTTATCCGATATTAAGACGGGTTTTTTATAAGAAATTACTGGTTTATAGTGTATTGTGTTTAAAATGGTTGACCAGCGTGCGTTTATTATTCAAATTACTGGGATATGGGCAATTACATCGCACTGATTAA
- the ispG gene encoding flavodoxin-dependent (E)-4-hydroxy-3-methylbut-2-enyl-diphosphate synthase — protein MHNEITIKRRISRQIRVGNVLVGGDAPITVQSMTNTDTCDVAATVKQIQALQQAGADLVRVSVPTAEAAEAFGAIKKQVTIPLIADIHFDHKIALRVAELGVDCLRINPGNIGREDRVRAVVESARDKGIPIRIGVNAGSLEKDLQKKYGEPTSDALVESALRHVEILDRLNFPDFKLSLKASDVFMTIQAYRKIAHQIEQPLHLGITEAGSFRSGTVKSAIGLGLLLMEGIGDTLRVSLAADPVEEIKVGFDILKSLNLRQKGINLIACPSCSRQNFDVIKTVNELEQRLEDILTPLTVAVIGCVVNGPGEAHQADVGLTGGDPNHLLYLNGKPAKKLKSEELVDELERRIRQQVAQFDGDSKVIPIKPI, from the coding sequence ATGCACAACGAAATCACCATTAAACGACGCATAAGCCGTCAAATTCGAGTAGGCAATGTCTTGGTGGGCGGAGATGCCCCAATCACGGTACAAAGTATGACAAATACAGACACTTGTGATGTTGCCGCTACTGTAAAACAAATTCAAGCCCTACAGCAAGCCGGTGCGGATTTGGTTCGCGTTTCCGTGCCGACGGCGGAAGCCGCTGAGGCGTTTGGCGCGATTAAAAAGCAAGTCACCATTCCCCTAATCGCCGATATTCATTTTGACCACAAAATCGCCCTGCGCGTGGCAGAATTGGGCGTGGATTGCCTGCGTATCAATCCCGGCAATATTGGGCGCGAGGATCGGGTGCGGGCGGTGGTTGAAAGTGCGCGGGATAAAGGTATTCCCATTCGTATTGGGGTGAATGCGGGATCATTAGAAAAAGATTTACAAAAGAAATACGGAGAACCCACGTCAGATGCTTTGGTTGAATCGGCATTGCGTCATGTTGAGATTTTAGATCGCTTAAATTTTCCTGATTTTAAATTAAGTTTAAAAGCCTCCGATGTGTTTATGACCATTCAAGCCTACCGCAAAATTGCCCATCAAATTGAACAACCACTGCATTTAGGCATTACTGAAGCGGGCAGTTTTCGTTCAGGAACGGTAAAATCAGCCATCGGATTAGGGCTGTTATTAATGGAAGGCATTGGCGATACTTTACGGGTTTCTTTAGCGGCTGATCCCGTAGAAGAAATTAAAGTGGGTTTTGATATTTTAAAAAGCCTGAATTTACGCCAAAAAGGTATTAATTTAATTGCCTGTCCGTCTTGTTCTCGGCAAAATTTTGATGTGATTAAAACGGTCAATGAATTAGAACAGCGATTAGAAGATATTTTAACGCCTTTAACCGTCGCTGTGATTGGTTGTGTGGTGAATGGGCCGGGGGAAGCGCATCAAGCCGATGTCGGCTTAACCGGCGGCGATCCCAATCATTTGTTGTATTTAAACGGAAAACCCGCTAAAAAACTCAAAAGCGAAGAATTAGTCGATGAATTAGAACGTCGCATTCGGCAACAAGTGGCACAATTTGATGGGGATTCAAAAGTAATTCCTATTAAGCCTATTTAA